One Oscillospiraceae bacterium genomic region harbors:
- the srtB gene encoding class B sortase — protein MAKIHRNDMPVQHPTQTITLPKEPEPAAPKATAPQFYDQDKDADYEAPHPAKGKGSAAKAGKAKSKKDLAYTIAMVVFAVIFLVSGGLLVKRFFDDKKTENEFSDLQSMIDVAATPAPTEDSEPSNAAKFAALKDQNSDFMGWISIEGTSLDFPVMYAPNNKDYYLKHDFKHQYSDYGVPYLDEKTTIGANAQSNNLIVYGHNMKTGTIFGCLTEYKKAAYYQEHPYIEFDTLYGDAKYEVFAAFAIDVVQDTSFVYNQYVDMDEDTYNDYVAEVIRRSDVDSGIRPEYGEQLLTLSTCEYSSANGRYVVVARKVSS, from the coding sequence ATGGCCAAAATTCACCGCAACGATATGCCCGTCCAGCACCCCACCCAAACCATCACCCTGCCCAAAGAGCCGGAACCTGCTGCCCCCAAGGCTACCGCACCCCAGTTCTACGACCAGGACAAGGACGCCGACTACGAGGCCCCGCACCCGGCCAAAGGCAAGGGAAGCGCCGCGAAAGCGGGCAAAGCCAAAAGTAAAAAGGATCTGGCCTACACCATCGCCATGGTGGTTTTTGCGGTCATCTTCCTGGTCAGCGGCGGGCTGCTGGTCAAGCGCTTTTTCGACGATAAAAAGACCGAGAACGAGTTTTCCGACCTGCAATCGATGATCGACGTTGCCGCTACACCCGCCCCGACCGAGGACAGCGAGCCTTCCAACGCCGCCAAATTCGCCGCCCTGAAAGACCAGAACAGCGATTTCATGGGCTGGATCTCCATCGAGGGCACCAGCCTGGACTTCCCGGTCATGTACGCGCCCAACAACAAAGACTACTACTTAAAACACGATTTCAAGCACCAGTACAGCGATTACGGCGTGCCGTACCTGGATGAAAAAACGACCATCGGTGCCAATGCCCAAAGCAATAACCTGATCGTCTACGGCCACAACATGAAGACCGGCACCATTTTCGGCTGCCTGACCGAGTATAAAAAAGCGGCCTATTATCAGGAACACCCCTACATCGAGTTCGACACCCTGTACGGCGACGCCAAGTACGAGGTCTTTGCCGCCTTTGCCATCGACGTGGTACAGGACACCAGCTTCGTCTATAACCAGTACGTTGATATGGACGAGGATACCTACAACGACTACGTGGCCGAGGTCATCCGCCGCAGCGATGTAGACAGCGGCATCCGCCCCGAGTATGGCGAGCAGCTGCTGACCCTTTCTACCTGCGAATATTCCTCGGCCAACGGGCGGTATGTGGTAGTCGCCCGCAAGGTAAGTTCCTAA
- a CDS encoding polysaccharide biosynthesis protein gives MQQDSKQIIKGLPRRIALMLLDCGLIVLCYWLAVMLRFDSGDAYKRVLTIRAMAPMLAYVLPIYMIVFWFGGLYEIMWEYAGMRDLARLTCLSGLATGIIMLFDLFYHSRPISGAVLIFGAVFNTAAIAGVRFLWRFSRTLHDACVNKPEDDTPLLIVGAGNAGAWAVNLCKNKNQSFGNPVCLVDDDLTKKGLRVQGVPVRGTISDIPELVRKYHIVEIVIAITTLKGDRLTEIINLCNSTHCRVRMLSDPQAVDENGNPVAAGFRELNTADFLSRDEIQLNNAQISEYLHDKVVLVTGGGGSIGSELCRQIMRYQPRRLLIFDIYENCAYELETELRNKYGAEAPVITLIGSIRDKARLDEVFETYHPSVVFHAAAHKHVPLMEISPAEAVKNNVFGTKNLLTSAAEHGVERFVQLSTDKAVNPTNVMGCTKRLCEMLIQSFASGTDMKCVAVRFGNVLGSHGSVIPLFEEQIKRGGPVTITHPDIVRYFMTITEAAQLVLQAGGLAKGGSIYVLDMGEPVKIMDLATRLIRFYGYEPGVNMQVKITGLRPGEKLYEELLMDAEQDKMLKTAHNKIFIAPPMDIDLEKFYTQLQELKVSAHHNDDAVVECLQEMVPSYHPNRRVRADHTVVAASGNTMILSREELDKARKLHGAKGE, from the coding sequence ATGCAACAGGATTCAAAACAAATCATCAAGGGTCTGCCGCGGCGCATTGCGCTGATGCTGCTGGACTGCGGGCTGATCGTGCTGTGCTACTGGCTGGCCGTCATGCTGCGGTTTGACAGCGGCGATGCCTACAAGCGGGTGCTGACCATCCGCGCTATGGCCCCCATGCTGGCCTACGTGCTGCCGATCTATATGATCGTGTTCTGGTTCGGCGGCCTGTACGAGATCATGTGGGAATACGCCGGCATGCGTGACCTGGCCCGCCTGACTTGTCTGTCGGGCCTGGCCACCGGCATCATCATGCTGTTCGACCTGTTCTATCACAGCCGCCCCATTTCCGGCGCTGTGCTGATCTTTGGTGCGGTGTTCAACACGGCGGCCATAGCGGGCGTGCGCTTCCTATGGCGGTTCAGCAGGACGCTGCACGATGCCTGTGTTAATAAACCCGAGGACGACACGCCGCTATTGATCGTAGGTGCGGGCAATGCCGGCGCCTGGGCCGTCAACCTCTGCAAAAACAAGAACCAGAGCTTCGGCAACCCGGTCTGCCTGGTGGACGACGACCTAACCAAAAAAGGCCTGCGCGTGCAGGGCGTGCCGGTGCGCGGCACCATTTCCGATATTCCCGAATTGGTGCGCAAGTACCACATCGTCGAGATTGTTATTGCCATCACCACGTTAAAAGGTGACCGCCTCACCGAGATCATCAACCTCTGCAACTCCACCCACTGCCGGGTGCGCATGCTGTCTGACCCCCAGGCCGTGGACGAGAACGGCAACCCCGTAGCCGCCGGTTTCCGTGAGCTGAACACCGCCGACTTCCTTTCCCGCGACGAGATCCAGCTGAACAACGCCCAGATCTCCGAGTACCTGCACGATAAGGTCGTGCTGGTTACCGGCGGCGGCGGTTCCATCGGCAGCGAGCTGTGCCGCCAGATCATGCGCTACCAGCCCCGCCGTCTGCTCATCTTTGACATTTATGAGAACTGCGCCTACGAGCTGGAGACCGAGCTGCGCAACAAGTACGGTGCCGAGGCCCCCGTCATCACGCTCATCGGCTCCATCCGCGATAAAGCCCGCCTGGATGAGGTGTTCGAGACCTATCATCCATCGGTCGTCTTCCATGCGGCCGCCCACAAGCATGTGCCGCTAATGGAGATCAGCCCCGCCGAAGCCGTCAAAAACAACGTATTCGGCACCAAGAATCTGCTGACTTCCGCCGCCGAGCATGGTGTCGAGCGCTTTGTCCAGCTTTCTACCGACAAGGCTGTCAACCCCACCAACGTTATGGGCTGCACCAAACGCCTCTGCGAGATGCTGATTCAATCCTTTGCCAGCGGCACCGACATGAAGTGCGTGGCCGTGCGCTTTGGCAACGTGCTGGGTAGCCACGGCAGCGTTATTCCGTTGTTTGAGGAGCAGATCAAGCGCGGCGGCCCCGTCACCATCACACACCCGGATATTGTGCGCTACTTTATGACCATCACCGAGGCCGCGCAGCTGGTGCTGCAGGCCGGCGGCCTGGCCAAGGGCGGCAGCATCTACGTGCTGGATATGGGCGAGCCCGTCAAGATCATGGACCTGGCCACCCGGCTGATCCGCTTCTACGGCTACGAGCCGGGTGTAAATATGCAGGTCAAGATTACCGGCCTGCGTCCCGGCGAAAAGCTGTACGAGGAGCTGCTGATGGACGCTGAGCAGGACAAGATGCTCAAGACCGCCCACAACAAGATCTTCATCGCACCGCCCATGGACATCGACCTGGAAAAATTCTACACCCAGCTGCAGGAGCTGAAAGTTTCGGCCCACCACAACGATGACGCCGTAGTCGAATGCCTGCAGGAGATGGTGCCCAGCTACCATCCCAACCGCCGCGTGCGCGCCGACCACACCGTCGTTGCTGCCAGCGGCAACACTATGATCCTTTCCCGCGAGGAGCTGGACAAAGCCCGCAAACTGCATGGCGCAAAGGGGGAATGA
- a CDS encoding HAMP domain-containing histidine kinase, whose protein sequence is MKFATKLSLGCITLLSCALCAAGLILTGKSFSGSLETTRVAMQAQQAKEKYTLERCIFTAAETNTLFSTNTMVENYTLATAAQQYAEQTADANSGLALWVNGAYTLYSNLPTALPRAVQMQAVSNGADHWQLAHCAGHWYLLLSQPLDIPGVQADILCSYDVTSVFATRNAQLRAWLAASTALLALGGAAAVLFSRLVTRPLTTLQSASEKIAAGQYTERTQVQTNDEIGVLSRSFDAMAAAVETKIGEMDETLQSQKDFIAAFTHEVKTPMTAMLGYADLMRAAPDDADLQRESANYIYHETRRLEELSRRLLALMGLDAADRLTPEPVSDRSLLNQVVRSLPQGSTPVPRIIACDCAVQVDRALWVDMLRNLTINAQRACKGIAGAAITLRCQQQGSTVVFTVADTGCGIPAADLPRVTEAFYMVDKSRSRADGGSGIGLALCARIAQAHGTQLQIDSTEGVGTTVTVSVPILGPDDLPAADADGKEQP, encoded by the coding sequence ATGAAATTTGCCACCAAACTCTCCCTTGGCTGCATCACGCTACTTTCCTGTGCGCTCTGCGCGGCGGGGTTGATCTTGACCGGCAAAAGCTTTTCCGGCAGTTTAGAGACCACCCGCGTCGCCATGCAGGCTCAGCAGGCCAAAGAAAAATACACACTCGAGCGCTGCATTTTTACCGCTGCCGAAACCAACACCTTGTTCTCGACCAACACTATGGTCGAGAACTACACCCTGGCCACCGCCGCCCAGCAGTATGCCGAGCAAACGGCCGATGCCAACAGCGGCCTTGCTCTATGGGTCAACGGTGCATATACGCTGTATTCCAACCTGCCCACGGCATTGCCGCGTGCTGTGCAAATGCAGGCCGTTTCCAATGGAGCTGACCACTGGCAGCTGGCTCACTGCGCGGGGCACTGGTATCTGCTGTTGTCCCAGCCGTTGGATATTCCCGGCGTGCAGGCAGACATACTCTGCTCCTACGATGTCACCAGCGTGTTTGCCACGCGCAACGCCCAGCTGCGGGCCTGGCTGGCGGCTTCAACCGCTTTGCTGGCGCTGGGCGGCGCGGCGGCAGTTCTCTTCAGCCGCCTCGTCACCCGGCCGCTGACCACCCTGCAATCTGCCAGTGAGAAGATTGCTGCCGGCCAGTATACCGAGCGCACCCAGGTGCAGACCAACGATGAGATCGGTGTACTGAGCCGCAGTTTTGACGCTATGGCTGCTGCGGTAGAGACTAAAATTGGCGAGATGGACGAAACGCTGCAAAGCCAGAAAGACTTCATTGCAGCCTTTACTCATGAGGTCAAGACCCCCATGACTGCCATGCTTGGTTATGCCGACCTGATGCGTGCCGCGCCTGACGACGCAGACTTGCAGCGGGAATCTGCCAACTACATCTACCACGAGACCCGCCGGTTGGAGGAGCTCAGCCGCCGTCTGCTGGCCCTGATGGGCTTAGACGCCGCTGACCGCCTGACGCCGGAACCTGTCAGCGACCGCAGCCTGCTGAATCAAGTAGTGCGCAGCCTGCCCCAGGGCAGCACACCTGTGCCGCGCATCATCGCCTGCGATTGCGCCGTGCAGGTGGACCGCGCCCTCTGGGTGGATATGCTGCGCAATCTGACCATCAACGCCCAGCGTGCCTGCAAGGGCATTGCGGGGGCGGCCATCACACTGCGCTGCCAGCAGCAGGGGAGCACCGTCGTTTTCACAGTGGCCGATACCGGCTGCGGCATCCCTGCCGCCGACCTGCCCCGCGTGACCGAAGCCTTTTATATGGTGGACAAGTCCCGCAGCCGTGCCGATGGTGGCAGCGGCATCGGGCTGGCGCTGTGCGCCCGAATCGCCCAGGCCCACGGCACCCAATTACAAATCGACAGTACCGAGGGTGTGGGTACGACCGTGACCGTATCCGTACCTATCCTTGGCCCTGATGATTTGCCTGCCGCCGATGCAGACGGAAAGGAGCAACCATGA
- the pheT gene encoding phenylalanine--tRNA ligase subunit beta, with the protein MKVPFSWLKQYVDIDVTAQELEDKLFGCGFEVEELIDLGGEISKVVVGVVTECVPQEGTHLHICKVDCGEYGHDIQISTGASNVYEGMHTPAALDGSTLPGGIKIKAKPLMGVESNGMLCSGEELGLNDDLYPGAEVYGLLDLPKDTVPGTPIQEVVGLDDYIFDISVTANRADCQSVLGIAREVAAVLGKPLKMPAIDYTVSDTTDDRLSITVEAPDLCPRYIGHYVRNITPGPSPRWMKRQLALCGLRSISNVVDITNYVMLEIGQPMHAFDMDTLESCQIIVRRAKDGEEITTLDEKNFKLTPNNLVICDGSKPVALAGVMGGLNSEIKDSTTQLLFESAKFARDNIRKTARGLGQNTDASSHYEKGISEYTTELGMARALHLIQELGCGEVTAAHFDCSAGAPREGKHFTATISGINAILGITVPTDAILDILHRLQFEVTLEADGNTMQVVAPRWREDIEVGEPDLAEEVIREYGYDHIVPTFLKAAQVTTGGLTAEQKARAKAKRTMCAQGFYEAETLAFYADADLDMLHIAADAPERKVIRILNPISSHLTIMRPLLAPSLLNVVVDNLRKGNGEGRLFEMSNIYIPKQLPVTELPEERLHLGFAAWGSDEDFFTVKGAVAALGDAFGVELTVERAADVAWLHPGIAAYILCKGERVGVFGKLANDVTAELKLPKDSRSNLNIYLGEIDWVAFHALVPTSLHYTPIPEFAPVQRDLALVAPESMECGTLITEMQRACKQLTRVELFDIYRGEKLGADKKSMAFSLYFQPGEKPFAADEVDRFVKKILGNLKFKLGIEIRE; encoded by the coding sequence ATGAAAGTACCGTTCAGCTGGTTAAAACAGTATGTTGATATTGACGTCACCGCACAGGAGTTGGAAGATAAGCTCTTTGGCTGCGGCTTTGAGGTCGAAGAACTCATTGATCTCGGCGGCGAGATCAGCAAAGTCGTTGTCGGCGTTGTCACCGAGTGCGTTCCTCAGGAGGGCACCCACCTGCATATCTGCAAAGTAGACTGCGGCGAGTACGGCCACGACATCCAGATCTCCACCGGCGCTTCTAACGTTTACGAGGGCATGCACACCCCCGCCGCTCTGGACGGCTCCACGCTGCCCGGCGGCATCAAGATCAAGGCCAAGCCCCTGATGGGTGTTGAGTCCAACGGCATGCTCTGCAGCGGTGAGGAACTGGGCCTGAACGACGACCTGTATCCCGGCGCTGAGGTCTACGGCCTGCTCGACCTGCCCAAGGATACCGTTCCCGGCACCCCCATTCAGGAAGTTGTCGGCCTGGATGATTACATTTTTGACATCTCCGTCACCGCCAACCGTGCCGATTGCCAGAGCGTCCTCGGCATCGCCCGCGAAGTTGCCGCCGTGCTGGGCAAGCCCCTCAAGATGCCCGCCATCGACTATACCGTCTCCGACACCACCGACGACCGTCTGTCCATCACCGTCGAGGCCCCGGACCTCTGCCCGCGCTACATCGGCCACTATGTCCGCAACATCACCCCCGGCCCCTCTCCGCGCTGGATGAAGCGCCAGCTGGCCCTGTGCGGCCTGCGCAGCATCTCCAACGTCGTTGACATCACCAACTACGTCATGCTGGAGATCGGCCAGCCGATGCACGCCTTCGATATGGACACGCTGGAAAGCTGCCAGATCATCGTCCGCCGCGCCAAGGATGGTGAGGAGATCACCACCCTGGACGAGAAGAACTTCAAGCTGACCCCCAATAACCTGGTCATCTGCGATGGTTCCAAGCCCGTTGCCCTGGCCGGCGTTATGGGCGGCCTGAACAGCGAGATCAAAGACAGCACCACCCAGCTGCTCTTCGAGAGCGCCAAGTTCGCCCGCGACAACATCCGCAAGACCGCCCGCGGCCTGGGCCAGAACACCGATGCCTCCAGCCATTATGAAAAGGGTATTTCTGAGTACACCACCGAGCTGGGCATGGCCCGCGCCCTGCACCTCATTCAGGAATTGGGCTGCGGCGAAGTCACCGCTGCACACTTCGATTGCTCCGCCGGTGCCCCGCGTGAGGGTAAGCACTTCACCGCCACCATCAGCGGCATCAACGCCATCCTGGGCATCACCGTGCCCACCGATGCCATCCTCGACATCCTGCACCGTCTGCAGTTCGAGGTCACCCTCGAAGCCGACGGCAACACCATGCAGGTCGTCGCGCCCCGCTGGCGTGAGGACATCGAGGTCGGCGAGCCTGACCTGGCCGAGGAAGTCATCCGCGAGTACGGCTATGACCACATCGTACCTACTTTCCTGAAGGCTGCCCAGGTCACCACCGGCGGCTTGACCGCTGAGCAGAAGGCCCGCGCCAAGGCCAAGCGCACCATGTGCGCCCAGGGCTTCTACGAGGCCGAGACCCTCGCGTTCTACGCCGATGCCGACCTGGATATGCTGCATATCGCTGCCGACGCCCCGGAGCGCAAGGTTATCCGCATCCTGAACCCCATTTCCTCTCATCTGACCATCATGCGCCCGCTGCTGGCTCCGTCCCTGCTGAACGTTGTCGTTGACAACCTGCGCAAGGGCAACGGCGAGGGCCGCCTGTTCGAGATGTCCAACATCTACATCCCGAAGCAGCTGCCTGTCACCGAACTGCCGGAAGAGCGCCTGCACCTGGGCTTCGCCGCCTGGGGCAGTGACGAGGATTTCTTTACCGTCAAGGGCGCTGTCGCCGCTTTGGGCGATGCTTTCGGCGTGGAGCTGACCGTGGAGCGTGCCGCCGATGTTGCCTGGCTGCACCCCGGCATTGCCGCTTACATCCTGTGCAAGGGCGAGCGCGTCGGCGTCTTCGGCAAGCTGGCCAATGATGTCACCGCTGAGCTGAAGCTGCCCAAGGACAGCCGCTCCAACCTGAACATCTACCTGGGCGAGATCGATTGGGTCGCTTTCCACGCTCTGGTCCCCACCAGCCTGCACTACACCCCGATCCCGGAGTTTGCCCCGGTCCAACGCGATCTGGCCCTGGTTGCTCCCGAAAGCATGGAGTGCGGCACCCTCATCACCGAGATGCAGCGCGCCTGCAAGCAGCTGACCAGGGTGGAGCTGTTCGACATCTACCGCGGCGAAAAGCTGGGCGCTGACAAGAAGAGTATGGCTTTCAGCCTGTACTTCCAGCCCGGCGAGAAGCCCTTCGCTGCCGATGAGGTCGATCGCTTCGTCAAGAAGATCCTCGGCAACCTGAAGTTCAAGCTTGGCATCGAGATCCGCGAGTAA
- a CDS encoding response regulator transcription factor has protein sequence MHPILVVDDEQAIAMLIRRILTDAGYRCEAVTDSIKAADLLEKKQYDLVLLDIMMPQIDGYDLLNYIRPTGTPCIFITAKAAVEDRVRGLHSGADDYIVKPFAPAELVARVESVLRRAGRSMVVYHLWDLTVDTAACRIQRGDEEIRLTPKEYELLLLFLRNRGRALYRDYLYETVWGEDDIADSTRTLDTHVTRLRRKLHLGDRLRTVRNVGYMLEKE, from the coding sequence ATGCATCCGATTTTAGTTGTAGACGACGAACAGGCTATCGCCATGCTGATACGCCGCATCCTGACCGACGCAGGCTACCGCTGCGAGGCCGTGACCGACAGCATCAAAGCCGCCGATCTGCTGGAGAAAAAACAGTACGACCTGGTGCTGCTTGATATTATGATGCCCCAAATCGACGGCTACGACCTGCTGAACTATATCCGCCCCACCGGCACACCCTGCATCTTCATCACGGCCAAGGCGGCGGTAGAGGACCGCGTGCGCGGCCTGCACAGCGGGGCCGATGATTATATCGTCAAGCCCTTTGCCCCGGCCGAATTAGTAGCCCGGGTAGAAAGCGTTCTGCGCCGCGCGGGCCGCAGCATGGTAGTCTACCACCTGTGGGATCTGACCGTAGACACCGCTGCCTGCCGCATCCAGCGCGGGGACGAGGAGATACGCCTGACGCCCAAAGAGTACGAACTACTGCTGCTTTTCCTGCGTAACCGCGGTCGCGCACTCTACCGGGACTATCTGTACGAAACCGTCTGGGGCGAGGATGACATTGCCGACAGCACCCGCACGCTGGATACCCATGTCACCCGGCTGCGCCGCAAACTGCATCTGGGCGACCGCCTGCGTACCGTGCGCAATGTGGGTTATATGCTGGAAAAAGAGTAA
- the glmS gene encoding glutamine--fructose-6-phosphate transaminase (isomerizing), translating to MCGIVGFTGAAQAAPILLDGLAKLEYRGYDSAGLAVQNAAGKIEVVKAKGRLKVLSEMTDGGNTLTGTCGIGHTRWATHGEPSVVNAHPHYSNDKKIAIVHNGIIENYLEIKERLTNKGFTFVSQTDTEVLAQLLDYYYMGESAGDPLDAIARTMLHVRGSYALGVLFADEPGTIYAARKDSPLVVGKAENGTLIASDVPALLKYTRTVYYIDNLEIARLTPDSIEFFDTDKESVQHEASTIEWDTEAAEKGGFEHFMMKEIHEQPAAVRDTLSPRLKDGKIDLSELALDEDAIRGIHRIYIIGCGSAYHVGMAARYVFESLARLPVEVDVASEFRYRNPVLEPDSLALVISQSGETADTLAALRLCRDRGVRTVGIVNVVGSSIAREADATMYTWAGPEISVATTKAYSTQLAACYLLATEFARVHGTLADGQYENLVVELEALPEKIEKTLADKERIQWFASKYANAKDAFFIGRGLDYAVALEGSLKFKEISYIHSEAFAAGEMKHGPISLVEKGTLVVGILTQPDLFEKSISNMVEVKSRGAFLMGLTTYGNYSIEDTAGFTVYVPKTDPHFATSLSVIPLQLLAYYVSCAKGLDVDKPRNLAKSVTVE from the coding sequence ATGTGTGGAATCGTCGGTTTTACCGGTGCCGCCCAGGCAGCACCGATCCTGTTAGATGGCCTGGCCAAGCTGGAATACCGCGGCTATGACTCGGCCGGTCTCGCCGTGCAGAACGCTGCCGGCAAGATCGAAGTCGTCAAAGCCAAAGGCCGCCTGAAAGTATTAAGTGAGATGACGGACGGCGGCAATACCCTTACAGGCACCTGCGGCATCGGCCATACCCGTTGGGCCACTCACGGCGAGCCTTCTGTGGTCAATGCGCACCCCCATTACTCCAACGATAAAAAAATTGCCATCGTGCATAACGGCATCATCGAGAACTACCTAGAGATCAAAGAGCGCCTGACCAACAAAGGCTTTACCTTTGTCTCCCAGACGGACACCGAGGTGCTGGCCCAGCTGCTGGACTACTATTACATGGGCGAGTCCGCCGGCGACCCGCTGGACGCCATCGCCCGCACCATGCTGCATGTGCGCGGCTCCTACGCGCTGGGCGTGCTGTTTGCCGACGAGCCGGGCACCATCTACGCCGCCCGCAAGGACAGCCCGCTGGTGGTCGGCAAGGCCGAGAACGGCACCCTGATTGCCTCTGACGTGCCCGCGCTGCTCAAGTACACCCGCACGGTCTACTACATCGACAACCTGGAGATTGCGCGGCTGACGCCTGATTCCATCGAGTTTTTCGATACTGACAAAGAGTCCGTCCAGCACGAGGCTTCCACCATCGAGTGGGACACTGAGGCTGCCGAAAAGGGCGGCTTCGAGCATTTCATGATGAAAGAGATCCACGAGCAGCCCGCCGCTGTCCGGGATACGCTTTCCCCGCGCCTGAAGGACGGCAAGATTGATCTGTCCGAGCTGGCTCTGGACGAGGACGCTATCCGCGGCATCCACCGCATCTACATCATCGGCTGCGGCTCCGCTTACCATGTGGGCATGGCCGCGCGCTATGTATTCGAAAGCCTGGCCCGCCTGCCGGTGGAGGTCGACGTCGCCAGCGAGTTCCGTTACCGCAACCCTGTGCTGGAGCCGGATTCTCTCGCGCTGGTCATCAGCCAGAGCGGCGAGACCGCCGACACCCTTGCCGCCCTGCGCCTGTGCAGGGACCGCGGTGTGCGCACAGTGGGCATCGTCAACGTGGTGGGGTCCAGCATTGCCCGCGAGGCTGACGCCACTATGTACACCTGGGCCGGGCCGGAGATCTCCGTGGCCACCACCAAAGCCTACAGCACCCAGCTGGCAGCCTGCTACCTGCTGGCCACCGAGTTTGCCCGCGTGCACGGCACCCTGGCTGACGGCCAGTACGAGAACCTTGTGGTCGAGCTGGAAGCCCTGCCCGAAAAGATTGAAAAGACGCTGGCCGACAAGGAGCGCATCCAGTGGTTTGCCAGCAAGTACGCCAACGCCAAAGACGCCTTCTTCATCGGCCGCGGGCTGGATTACGCCGTAGCGCTGGAAGGCAGTCTGAAATTCAAGGAGATCAGCTACATCCACTCCGAGGCCTTCGCCGCGGGCGAGATGAAACACGGCCCCATCTCTCTGGTGGAGAAGGGGACACTGGTTGTGGGTATCCTGACCCAGCCGGACCTGTTCGAAAAGAGCATCTCCAACATGGTCGAGGTCAAGAGCCGCGGCGCTTTCCTGATGGGCCTGACCACCTACGGCAACTACAGCATCGAGGACACCGCCGGTTTCACCGTCTACGTGCCCAAGACCGATCCCCACTTTGCCACCAGCCTGTCGGTCATTCCGCTGCAGCTGCTGGCCTATTACGTCAGCTGTGCCAAGGGCCTGGATGTCGACAAACCGCGCAACCTGGCAAAATCTGTCACGGTTGAGTAA
- a CDS encoding sugar transferase: MYQRYVKRILDFILSLAATIVLAIPMGIIALWIKADSPGPVFFKQRRVGKGKTHFNILKFRTMRGDTPHDVPTHLLKNADSYITKSGAFLRKTSLDELPQIYNILAGQMSIIGPRPALYNQYDLIDARDKAHANDIRPGLTGLAQINGRDELPIDVKAKYDGEYATHLTFGMDLKIFFHSFSYVFQRRGVVEGGTGSIQEPNEQKPSN; encoded by the coding sequence ATGTACCAACGCTATGTAAAACGCATCCTGGATTTTATCCTGTCCCTGGCCGCCACCATCGTGCTGGCCATTCCCATGGGTATTATTGCCCTGTGGATCAAAGCTGATTCTCCCGGCCCGGTATTTTTCAAGCAGCGGCGCGTCGGCAAGGGCAAGACCCACTTTAACATTTTAAAGTTCCGCACCATGCGCGGCGATACTCCCCACGATGTGCCCACGCATCTTTTAAAAAATGCTGACAGTTACATCACCAAAAGCGGCGCGTTCCTGCGCAAGACCAGCCTGGACGAACTGCCTCAGATCTACAACATCCTGGCAGGGCAGATGAGCATCATCGGCCCGCGCCCCGCGCTGTATAACCAGTACGACCTGATCGATGCGCGCGATAAAGCACATGCCAACGACATTCGTCCAGGCCTGACCGGCTTGGCGCAGATCAACGGCCGCGACGAGCTGCCTATCGATGTAAAGGCCAAATATGACGGGGAATACGCCACTCACCTGACCTTCGGCATGGACCTGAAGATCTTCTTCCACAGCTTTTCCTACGTGTTCCAGCGCCGCGGTGTCGTCGAGGGTGGAACTGGTTCTATACAAGAGCCAAATGAACAGAAACCGTCAAATTGA